The window CATATGACACGTCTGTAGGACATGTTTCGGCGCTATGCGTGCAGAACAGTGGCCAGTTTGGTGACGGAGAAGAGCTGTGTTCCAGCTTGGGTTGGGTGTGGTGGTAGAACAAAGCTTGGGTGCAAAGAAGGTGGCAAGGACCAATCCTGATGATGCAAATAATCGAGCCTTGCGAAAACACCAATGATGTGGGCTAGATCACCGACGCAGAAAGCGACGGTCGAGCGGCATGCATTGTCGAGTAGCCGTCTTCAAAGCAAGATCGCAAGTCCGCTAGATCGGCAAACTGTTGGAGAAGCTCTAACCCTAAGCCTTCTATACAATAATTCAGTTAATCCTAACCGGAAGGAACTTCTGTTCGGTAGGTTCCGCCATCAACCGCTGAGCCCAGGACTAGGCACGCCACACTCGCGGGCAACAAAACCGAAGCTCGTCTCCCCCATCAAGTGCCTACAAATTGCATCTATGCATTATTGAATGAATGCATGTGACAGTTGTGTTGTTTGTGACTTGCAAGCAGGCTATTTCCAGATCGGTGTCGAAGGCATGGAGAGATAATTCTTGAATATTCTCACCTCTGTGAGACTTCAAAATTAAAATGTATCCTCGATACACTCCCAGGGCTGCAAGGGCACCCATCCACCAGACATCATCGACCGGACATACAGACGAGCGAAAAAGGGAGTGAATAACAAGAAATACACTATACAGTATGTGCCTTTGGGCCGAGGGTGTGGCTTGCTTGTGAAACACCAAAATGATtgaaaagaaaagaagcaGCCAAGGCACACTTCAAGTGCTGGTGACACCTGGTGACGTGAAGGATAGCTGCTGCGAAAGGGCAAAAGCATCTGGGAAGACGgagctcgaatcgctcatTTTATGTGAAGTTCTCATTAGTCGGGTTGACTCTTTGCCGTACTTCTCGACTCATGCTTACTATGCAAGCCACAGCCTAAGTAGCATAGCAATTTTCAGCACGTATCTTGGTCCTTTTCTAGCCAGCTTTGTGCTCGTCCTTTCAGCGGTCCTGGCGCCTTCCCCCGCGGTTGAAGGCCTCACAGGTTTGACCATTCCGCAATGGATCGCCTCATGACCTTTGCAAGGCGGTGTCAATCAAACACCGACACGCGCTTGGGTTATCCAGGCTCAATGCTACGTGTCTACAGGCAGAGAAAAGGGCACACGAGCTTCGGTTTcagacaatcacgaatcacaaatggaaggagctgcttgcgtcTGCTCAAATCGCAAAGATGACTTAATTTGCAGAGTTTTAATTCAAGGTACTGTAACTTTGCCATCGGCGATTATCGCAAACAGCAAGCTTTCGTGCTCTTAGGCCGAGAAATAGTACCACGGGACAAGGATAGCAAATGAAATCTCTGCCACCACCATGACAAACTCGGTGCCGTGCTCATGGAGAGTAGAGAAATAGCCTTTCCCTGCCGTCTACAAAAATTGGCTCCGAGATCATCAGCGGCTCTGCAGAGGCCCTCTCCACAAGATTGTAGAAAAATTGGGCAGTGCTGTGGAACAGACCTAGAAACGCAAGGAAGTTTCCGTTATTGGTGGTGCTCCATGCCGACATTTGCGACCTAAGCCTCGGTCCGCTTCCTGGCTTCAGCTTGTCGTGATAACAAATTAGCACTTCTCCTGGATCGACCAAAGGTGAGAAATATTGcggcagcttgagcttATAGACGAACCCTCCTTGCAAGATCCCGCCTACCCGGACGAGCATCTCATTGATGCTGATTTGCTGATCCGTTCGAACATGCTCCTCGAAGAAGCGTTGAGCCCATTTGGGCGATGCCACCTTCGTGATGGCATCTTTATAAAAATATTCAAACCAGAAAGAGGGCACGTATTGTGTTTGCCACGGAAGCACCAAGTACTTCCCTTGAGGAAATTGCTGCATGAGAGAAGTCTCTAGAGAAGCATCCAGGCCTGGTGTGACGGGGACTCGGATGTGAAGATTTTGCTGAAGGTGACCTGTTCCAGGACCAAGGAAGTGCTGCCGTACAGAGGGGGGCTCCTCAGGGATCGAGATTCGGTACGGAACGTCTTCAAAAGCCGCAGGTAACTGCGAACTACCGTCTGGATCCCCTCGGCCGAATGAAGAATGTTGACCGATCTCAAACGGGACTGGGAGTGAAGCGTGACCAGTAGTTAGCATTCCGGAATACTGCGGCAGACCGAGCGTCAGTTCTGTTGAGATAGAATCCTGAGGTCGAAGAGCTTCACCAATGTCATTGAGTTGCGAAGTGGGAGGAGCGGCATTCACCGAGGTGAGCATCAGCCCAAAGAAGGTAAAGTTCAAGCAAAGCTTCAACATGCTCGATAATATCCGTAGCATGAGATGGAGGAAGAAAGTTGACGAGGTCGTGGGGCGGAAGGCCTCTTGTAAGATTACTTACAAGTTCTcaaatcgtggatcgagAGTCCTGAAACATCGAATAGCAACACGAGCCAAGAGCAGTCAGAGCAGCAAATTAGGCTGGCGATAATGTGGCGGTGCCGTTGTAGATTTTGCGACCGATTCAAGGTGCTGGAGCGAGACATTGGTGAAGCTGTGGTCTTGACTGATGAGATTCTAGCGTTGCTGCTTTTCAGCAACAAGAGGCCTTCTTTCTCCTTCTATTTGAAATTTCTTCAATGCGTACCAAACAAAGTCCCCGAGTTTGCGTCCAACAGTTACTGATGGAAAGAGGGGGTAACCGTGGCTAAAACTGAGTGCGTCAGAGCTGGTTTAGGCCTACAGTCCATCGATCGCTGGCTGAAACAGCACTGAGGTGAACAAGGAAGTGAGGAACTTATAGAGCGAATACATGGTACTTAGATTGTGACTTTTGTTGCCACATAGTGGTCATGGTTAGAAGAGAAGAGACGAACACAACCGAGGTATATCGAATGAAGAAGTCTATGCAGGAAGTGGGTGAGACGATCTCTTCCTTTACGAAACGCTCTCTTGTCTCGCCTACTTGTACAAGTTACAGGCCTTCAGCTTCTTCACTCTTGCGTCGCCAATCCTCCTTAGAATCTGCAACCAATTGCATTCGCTCTCTCGTCTCAAGAAGAAAGGCTCTAATTCATTCGACAGGAATTAACTGGCAGAATGCTACTACAATTCGCCATCAGAAAGTTGTCCAATGGCCtaggaagaagaaggaacGCATAATTATGTGAGCTAAAGTTTGGTGAATCGAAGGAACTTTCGCTTGAGCTCATAGGGTTTATGGATTTCTATGCATTCGTGGTTTAGGTACTGTAGTAAACGTCAATCCTCTGTGCACCTGGATAGTGCATCTTGAGTGTCTCCCAGGTCGTCCTGGACATCTGGAAAACGCCAAGTAGGGCGAGCTTTGAACCGGCATCGGCGGTGCTCCAGAAAGAAACAAAGTCATACACCGTCCGTTCCCTGAATGTAAACTTGGTATGGTATCTGCCAAGCACCTCGGCCGGTGCATAAATGCCAGCTTCGTGTAACCATTCAGTGGGGATTGGCAGCTTGTAGGTATTACCCTGCACCAACAAAGAGACTACTTTTGCTTGATATTGAGCCATCTCGTCCTCTGAAAACTCGAGCTCGGGAACTATCGTCTCTTTGTAGTTTggcaaggtcgagatcaTGCGGTTGTAGATATTGGCGAACCACGGTACATGAAGTTGTATCATCTCTTTCGGCAACTCGAGCCAGCTTTCATGGTGTGGAATGTTTCGCAGATTGGAAAAATCCAAGTCGATTTGAGGCAAGAGCACTGTAGAACTTGCTGACCCTGGCGTGCCAGGATGCTGAGAAGGTGCCACCCGTCGAGCCTCAGAGGCGGGAAAAACTGGCTGAAACGGTGAGGAAGGAGAATGCGAGAATCTGATAACGTCAACGTGTGACGATGCAGGACCAGAGCTACCTGTTCCTTCTTTGCGCACtacatgctcgacgagctgctggtAAGCTGCTGCACGTGAACCTCTGGCGTCGGGGACAGCCTGCTCCGGACTTCGTTGATGCTCGAGTCCAACCTCGATGTCTTTTCCGAAAAGTCGCAGCAGAGGCTGTGCATGACTCAAAGCGAGTCCGaacagagcagcagccagaagAATGAGACGCATCCTGACCTGTCTCAACGATCAGACGAGAGGATGAAGGGTGAAAATGAAGCTGATATCGGAGTAGTCAGAAGTCCTCTTCTTAAGGCCGTTCTTATAATTAACTAGGGAGCTGTCACATGCCATccaatcacagaatcaccAGTCCCACTGTTAAGCATTTTTGCCCCATCGGCTGAAGGGGGGAACTTATGGATAAGGATGCTTTCCCAAGACCAAACCAGGGAAATCATCAGCCTTGTTGCACCAACAGTACCAACGCATCATGCATGCCTGTGTGACACAATCAAGTGTGGTACCTCATTCGAGTTATCGAAGCAgcgagctcaagatggGCCGCGTTGACCCCTCTGACGGCATCCGACTCATGCAGGAGTGGCCCACAGGATGCATGATAAAGAAAGACACCCATCCCGGAATACCGTTCACAGGGGCGGAATGACGAAAAGGATGAAGATGTGATGGGACTTGTCAAAATACGATTCGGCTGAGTTAAAGAAGAGGCAAGCAGGAGCAAGTGAGGATCAACTTGCAAGGCTGTGGCTTGCCTGCCGACTACAAGAAAATCagaagatgatggtgagaCGAGAGAAGACGTTAAACAAATATGACAGATCTATTGCATGTGTACGTGGAGCAGAGGGATGGAGCGCATATGCAAACAAAGACAGGGGTGATGTGTAAAGATCCCACTTGAAGGCGGAAGCATGTCGAACTCATGTTTgttgcattcgtgattcacgattcagtcAGTCAGATaaacattcgtgatttgttcttgctcgagtTCATGAGTCATGTAAATGCGGACCTAATCAGCGCACTTGTCGAGAATAGGAGACTGATTAAATAGCATCAATCCTCTGCATACCAGGGTGATGCGTTACGAGAGAGCCCCAGGCCGGCTTGCTCAAGTGAAAAGCACCAAGTAAGGCGAGCTTGGAACCGCCATCAGCTGTAATCCATAAAGACACAAATTTAAAAATCGTCCGTTCTCTCATTGTGAACTTGGAATGGTATCTGGCGAGCACCTCCGTCGGTGCGTGAATGCCGGCTTCGTGTAACCATTCATTGGGGATTGGCAGCTTGTAGACTTCCCCCCGCACGATCAAAGGGATTGCCCTGGCCTCGAACTGAGATATTTCGTCGCTTGAAAATTTGACCTCGGGAAATACGACCACTCTGTGGTTTGGTAAAGTAGAAAGCATTCGGTCAAAGACTTTGTCGAACCATGGAGGACGAAGGAATATTGGAGTTTTCGGCAACACGACCTGGTTTTCTTCGAATGGAACTTTCCGTAAATTGGATAGATCCAGGTCGATTTGAGGGGAGGGTAGTCTGATGCTTGTAGAGCCTGGTGTGTCCGGAGGGGTTGCAGATGGTATCAGTTGAGTCTCATGGGCTGGTAGAACTGATCGAAACGCCGAGGAGGGAGAATGCGAGAATCTTATAATGTCGCCTGACGATGCAGGACCAGAGCTACCTGTTCCTTCTTTGCGCACtacatgctcgacgagctgctcgtaAGCTGCTGCACGTGAACCTCTGGCGTCGGGGACAGCCTGCTCCGGACTCCGTTGATGCTCGAGTCCAACCTCGATGTCTTGTCCGAAAAGTCGCAGCAGAGGCTGCGCATGACTCAAAGCGAGTCCGaacagagcagcagccagaagAATGAGACGCATCCTGACCTGTCTCAACGCTCTGACGGGAGCAGAAAGGATACGAAATGGCGCCGTTACTAAATAGGTCGCTCACTCTTTTTGAGACTACCTTTATACCTTTGCAAGGGCAATGCCAAAAATGATTCAACCAGGAACCACGAGCCCCACTGTCGAACATTTCTTGTCCCACCCATCCACAGGATAGTCTTTTCGGATAAGGTCGCATGCCCAAGCCCACCTCAAGTGAAAACTCAGCATTGCGGTGCCACCAGAACCAGAACAGCATGCGTATTTGTGGGACACCCGTGCAGAGACCGTCAGCTCAACAGGAGGTATGGCTACAGTACCTCACTCACGGCAGAAATCTCATCGACTAAGTTAGTGGTACATAGGCTGCATGTTCCAAATAAGGTCGGACAACGGCCGGGACAAAAAGTTCGAGTCCCTCTGCTTCCAGTTGAAATGAGGACAGCACCCTTCCGCTTAGCGTTCTGGATAGGCCTCACACGATCCTTCACAGTCGGAGCTGAGCTACAGCTAGAAGCATGAaactttttttttccaTTTTTTAAGAGAACGACTCTCATTAAGAAAGGTTAAGAAACGGAGCGAGCGTGCTGAGAGAAGTACGGTGAAAAGCGTGAGGACATGAGCTATTAATATAGTACAAGGGCACATAACCCAATCTGGCGGTCGAAGCCCGTCTGTTCTGACGTCCTCAACGTTCCTCACATGATGCAATACTGACGGAAGTTGATCATTCACAAAATGATTGGCTACTAACAGGTGGACGAATGAGCGAGGTTTTGAAGTCGAGGGGAACAACATGTGGTAAGAGTTGAAGGAAAAATTAAACTGCTGGGCGCGGCGCCAGGCCACCCAAGCAGCTGACGTCCATAGTAGCATTATCCAGCGAGCATTTGGTTGTATCCAGTCTGACAGCCATTCTGTCAAAATTGGTGACATCTTCGCTGTAAAATTGCTGGTCAGGTCCCCAAACGTAGAGACAGTCCCAGCTGTATCGTGAGGAGGTGAAGCAGATGGGAagttagtcacgagtctcaAGTCTACTACGACCTTTTGTTTTGGCCTGATTAGAGGAGACTGCTTACTTTCGAATCTTGTTCGTAGACCAAGCCAGCCAGGGATTTTTCTTCTTGAAGTAAGACAGCTGGACCACCGGACTGACATTGTCGTAGTTCTTTGCGAACCAAGGACCGTTGATGCAGATAGCAGCTTCCGCCTTAGCAGGCCGATTCTGCCACATGACATCGGCGCAGTGCCTTCCGAATTCTTCCATAGACCCAGGAGTGGATGGGAAGTTGATAGTACTAAAGGAGTATGCCATGAACCAGAAGTTAGAGCTAGAGGACGATCTCCAACCCCTGGTGCTATGACCGCCCCCGCGGGCTTGCACACCTTGTGCGATCAGGAACGACGCCGACATGGCGAAGGCTACTGCGGTTTTTGGCGAAAACATGTCGATTGCTGATCTGAATTGCAGAGCTCGGGTGGTTGCAACAGACCACGTTCAAGACTCGGTGTCCGAAGGAAAGAGATCTTTAAGTTTGAAGGAGAGGAACGACGCACGCCGTCAACCCGTAATGTATCGAAAAACGGCACAAACAGTACGTCCACTTCATGACGGAAAAGGAGGGATGCGACGCCTTCGCTAGGTAAATTCAACAACATCCCACCGCTACTCTGTGACTAGTTATGCCCACCATTGACGATTGAATCACACACACTTAGATGCGGCAGAAAGAGGTTCACAGAAATTTGACGCATTGCGATTACGATTCCCATCTCTACGTTACGACTTGAGACAAAAAACGAGCTCAATTTTTGAGCAGCGCATTCACGACATGATGAACACGAAGCTGTCGAAGGTCAGTGTAGGTCTGACCGGTTCCGAGGAAGTAGATAGGCAAGCCGGTAGCCGAAGTGGTGGTGAGCGCTGTCCCCACTTTGTCATCAACAGTGTCCCACTTGGTCAGCAGGCTGCCATCCAGCCCACGTGGATTGCTGACACCACTGAAGTCCTTCATTGCACCATCAAATTTGGTAATCTGGTCAACGGCCTCGTTTCCTACCAAGGCTTCACCCACAAAGATGATCTTGTCCGGTCGGTTGACGGAAacaagcttggcgagcgctCTCATGAGTGGCTCGTTGTCCTGCATTCGGCCAGCTGTGTCGATGAGCACAACGTCAAACCCTTCAGCTTTGGCGTACGACAGAGCATCCTTGGCGATACCAGCTGCGTCCTTGCCGTAACCGCGTTCGTACAGCTCGATGTGACCTTTTTGCtcctcgagcgcaacgCCATCGACACGCAGCTGACCAAGGTTGCGGACATGAACGCGAAGCTGTTCCACGGCGCCAGCTCGGAAGGTGTCGCATGCAGCGATGAGGACGCGAAGTCGAttctgcagcagccagaaGCAGACTTTTGCTAGGTTTGTAGACTTGCCGACGCCGTTGACACCCACAAAGCAGATGGAATAAGGGTCCGGCTTGCTGGCAAGCTCCTTGTCCTTTGCACTGGTAGCAAGCGCTAGCGATGATGCAGCGGTGATTCGTTGTCGCTTGGTTGCAATCTCGAGCAAAATGTCGGTGCTTGACTTGGGTGTTAGGATTCGAGTGATGGCCTCTTCAAGTGCCTTCTTGACTTCGACTTTGACCGACCCAAAGCTCCCGAGGTTTTTGCCGACCAAATTGCGCTCGACACTGTCGCAAAGCCGTTGAGCAACATCTGCAGCAACGTTCTTGCTCTGAAGGTGCGATGCCATAGCCGAAAGTGCGGGTGCAAGGTCCTCTTTGGTGAGTGTTTTGGCGCCGGTTAGCCTTGAGAAGAATGAGGCtccagacgacgacgcagatCCGATGCGAGAAAGGAAGCCGGCAGAtttggcggtgctgctgaagccTGCGTCCTCATCTTTgtcctcgtcttcttcgtcttcgtcttcgtcttcttcgtcttcttcctcttccagcaCGTCGGCGATCTCGTATACACCATCTGAGCGTTTCTTGCCCATGCTCTTCTCATCGATCCAGctgtcgagatcggcacCATTGTCGCCACTCTTCTCAGTTGCTCCGCTAAAGTCGAGCGCGGCTACCTGTTGAGCGCTGACGCTACGGCTACCGTCCCACTTGCGCATCTCCTTTGTGGCTTTTGCCTTTTTGCCACTGGGAGACTCAGTTCCGCTTGCGTTCCCCGGTGTACCGGGAGCGCTACCGCCGTTGGAGGCCGAGATGCCAGATGCGCTCTTCTTGCCACGCACCACACGTCTGCCACCAGGACtggcttcgagcttgagacGGCTTTTGAGAGCCTCAACACTCTTGGAAATATCGGCAGAGTCTTTGACTTCTTTTGAAATTGGCGTGTTTTGGCCGCTCTCCTTGTCAGAGCTGGCTGTGGTTTGTGCCTGATTGGTTGCACCCTTTCTTTCGCCAAGTACGCCCTTCCGTTTGGACTGGGCAGCGGCTTTTTCGAGATTCCTGAGCGTCCTGGTGAAAATATCGTCCCATTCCTTCAGTGCCGCAGCGAACTCGAGACGCGCACTCTCAGAGAGTGTGATTACTCTTGATGCGCCCGAGGATATTGCACTCTTGGACGAGAGAGTTAGCTTTCGTACAAAAGGAGCGAAGAGGTCGGTGAAGAGAGTGCGAATtgtgtcgagcagctcgtcgatgtaAGAGAGCTGCAGGATCCGTTGATACACGACAACAAAAGTCAGGTCAAGTTCGTTCGCAAAGGTCCAGCGAAGCGTGTATCCATCCTTTTCAAACTTTTGATCGGCTGTGCGCTGTTCGAGGAATGCCTGCTTGATGAGCGAGTTGACGGGGTTGGTGGACGCATCAGCCCCACTAAGCGCCGGACTGAAGGTCTTGGACCAAAGGACCAAACCATTCTTAGCAAAGACTGTGAAGTGATCTAGCATGATGCACAAGGCACGAGCAATGAGGCTTTGGAAGTGTTGTGACCCTGTGTGTGGTTGTGATGACAGAGTGGAAGAGAATGGCCGAGCCCactaatcacgaatgtgaatcgtgtaTGTCTTCATGGAGTGGAGTCTGGAGCTGACCTGCAAACCGAGCATTCTCCACACAGGACAGTTGAGCAGAAATCGGGACGACTGCACCCGATGATCatgaattgtgaattcCTCCACTTGAAATCTACCCAATTTTTCGGCTAACAGCAGGCTACCATACTTCGTGCCTCACTTTTTTGCGTCTGCAACTTCTGTGGTATCCTTCATACCCTTTTATTCCATTTACACGGACACCGATTCGGCTGAGAAACAACGGGGATCAAAGATCTGCCAAGGAAGCAGAACTCAAGATGGGACGCTACGCTGTTTTGGTCTCTGGTCCCGCCGGGTCGGGCAAGTCGACTTTCTGCTCGGCTCTGATTGCGCATGCGCAGTCATTGGGTCGCAACGTCCATCTCTTCAATCTCGATCCCGCAGCTGAGCGCTTCGAGTACCAACCAAGTATCGACATCAAGGAACTCATCTCACTGGAAGATGTCATGGAGGAGATGAACCTCGGACCTAACGGTGGCCTCATCTACTGCTTCGAGTAAGCCTTCTTGTCCTGATAGCTTCGATTGCTGCGATCGTTCTAAGCGTTGGCAAGCTTCGGTATGAACATCGTATAGTAGCTACCGAAACCACGTACTGACGTCCTGCGTATCATGATTCTGCTCGTTTCCTGCTCAGATATCTGCTCGACAACTTGGACTGGCttgacgatgagctcggACAATTCAACGATGATTACATTATTATCGACTGCCCGGGACAAATAGAGCTCTACACGCACTTCCCCATTATGTCACGGCTGGTCAACATCCTCTCTAGTCAATATCATTTCCGCATTTGTGCGACGTATCTGCTCGAGTCGCAGTTTATCGATGACAAGACCAAGTACTTCGCAGGTGTTTTGAGCGCTATGAGTGCTATGATCAACCTCGAAGTACCGCACATCAACCTGCTCAGCAAGATGGATCTCGTGGAAAAGGGCGAAATCGGATCCGAGGCGAAGCGGGGGAGAAAAAGAGAGATGGAACGTTACCTAGATCCGGATCCGCTTCTTTTGATGGACGAAGTCAATTCAAGAACAAATCCCAAGTTTCACTCGCTAAACCAGGCACTTGTCCAGCTGATCGATGATTTCAGCATGGTATCTTTCATGCCGCTCGATAGCACTGACGAGGACTCGGTCGGCACAATTCTCTCGCATATCGACAATGCGGTCCAGTACggcgaggatgaagagCCAAAGGAGCCAAAGGACATGGACGAAGGCGACTTTACTGCTCAGTGAGATGCCCTTCCACATCACTGCAACCCGCTGCTAGTCTCAAAGTCATCACTCTGTGCCTTGTCTCGCTTCATGCGACTACAAAGTCTGTATTTGTACCACCAGCATTCACCATCCATTTGCTGCCCCTTGAAGCTTGCTTCACGCTTTCTTGTGATGTGAAGGCGTGAGAAGGTAagatcacgaatcacgagtaTAATACTTTACGAATTTTGGTTTTTGTTAGTAATAATGAGCTAACATGCAGCTTTCGCCaaaaagtcacgagtcacgagtgtatCAACGTAGTTATCGTGTATCTTCCACACAGCATCTGCTTGTGTGAGCTGCAGAGCGTGTGTCAAGgctgagtcgtgagtcggcacgaactcacgacttggaaACTTAGACTCACActtagtcacgagttagCCTAAGCTGCGCGCGACACTCGAAAATAGCTGCATCAGCTGCAGGGTTCGATTTTGTtttgactcgtgactgtgctgTGCAGAGCATCGCACAGCCCCGCCTCTGCCGACTGAATCTGCGATTTTCACGCTTCCACGCTGTCGCTTTCTCCACACGGCAGCCTTTTCTCTTCCACGGTTTTGGCCACCGAGTCTTGCCTCCTCTATACCACCCTCCCGCGCCTCGTTCCCTGCCTTCCCTGGCTCGTCTCCCAGCTTCGGTACGGACTGATCTTCGTTTCCTCATCTTTGTACAAATCTCGCCGCCGCAATTATCGCTGGTCGGAATATTCTTGCCGGCACGGTGTGATTCAGACGCTTCCCCATCAGTTCGAATAGCCGTGGGCGTCGTACCATCCTCCGGATAACTTCCTTCGTAGCTCGTCTCCCTGCCTATAAAGCCTCTCGTCATGGCTCGAAGAATGGAACGCCCCTGCCGTCCGGCTTTGTCTCTCCAGCGGGTTGCGGCAGTTTCGCTGGTCGCACTCGCGGCCACATTCCCTACCGTTCAAGCAAGAGGCATCGGCGAACGGACTGTATCCTCTCCGGTGCAAACATCTCCTCGACCCCTTTCTGGTATCAATCCAACAATCTCGGTCGCCGATGCGATGCAGCGTACGCAAAGACCATGGCTTGCTGTCGCCAAGGATCGCATTTTCGACACTGTCTCCCGCTTTCTTTACCATGCACTGCCCGATCCTCGCTACTTCTCTTACGACATCGATCAATTTGACAAATATCAGCTTCCCTCTTCTGAcgcagctgctcttgaCTCAGATGGCATTCTCGATGGTCCTGGACTAAACTGGGGTGGTAGTACCCTCGAGGTGGTTCGATCTCAAGCCATCTTTCTTACCCGATCCGCCTTCTTTGGCCCTCACATTACTGACGAAGCAGGTCTGAAAGGATTTCTGCTTCCCATCTCGGACTTCTACAGGGTACCCAAAGGGGCTAGTTTCTCCACATCAGATGCGAGTCGCAATCCCATGCACGCATGTCCGTATCAAGGTGGTCCTGGGTCTCAACGCGATGTATTCCTCGACAAGTATCAAGACAAAGACGATCGTCGGCTCTACTCATCGTTTGGCTCAGCATCGTCCAAGCAAGTCTCTTTCACTTGgactcacgattctgaCGACAGCTTCGATGCAAGCCTCAAGCCTCCACAGAATTGGATCGCTCTGGTTGAGCgtggcggcggctgcggGTTTGCGGATAAGGTGCGAGTCGCACAGGAGCTGGGTGCAGTTGCAGTGGTGGTCGGTGATGCGCCGAGTCCAGACTGGCACGGCGGACACTCTGGCGACCCAAACGAGGAAGGTGATCCTGGTCTCAGCGATAAACGTCTCATCACCATGTTTTCTCCTGGCGACACGAGCGACATCCGCATTCCTTCCACTTTTGTCACTCGTCCCAGCTACCTGGACCTGAGACGTCTGATTGAGGAGACGGAGAAGGATCAGGAAGACTGGGAAAAACAACACCCGTCACAACacgacgattcacgaccGGCGATGAGGAAAGGTCTCGAGATCGTCATCGGCAAGGACG of the Mycosarcoma maydis chromosome 2, whole genome shotgun sequence genome contains:
- a CDS encoding Signal recognition particle receptor subunit alpha (related to SRP101 - signal recognition particle receptor, alpha chain) — translated: MLDHFTVFAKNGLVLWSKTFSPALSGADASTNPVNSLIKQAFLEQRTADQKFEKDGYTLRWTFANELDLTFVVVYQRILQLSYIDELLDTIRTLFTDLFAPFVRKLTLSSKSAISSGASRVITLSESARLEFAAALKEWDDIFTRTLRNLEKAAAQSKRKGVLGERKGATNQAQTTASSDKESGQNTPISKEVKDSADISKSVEALKSRLKLEASPGGRRVVRGKKSASGISASNGGSAPGTPGNASGTESPSGKKAKATKEMRKWDGSRSVSAQQVAALDFSGATEKSGDNGADLDSWIDEKSMGKKRSDGVYEIADVLEEEEDEEDEDEDEEDEDKDEDAGFSSTAKSAGFLSRIGSASSSGASFFSRLTGAKTLTKEDLAPALSAMASHLQSKNVAADVAQRLCDSVERNLVGKNLGSFGSVKVEVKKALEEAITRILTPKSSTDILLEIATKRQRITAASSLALATSAKDKELASKPDPYSICFVGVNGVGKSTNLAKVCFWLLQNRLRVLIAACDTFRAGAVEQLRVHVRNLGQLRVDGVALEEQKGHIELYERGYGKDAAGIAKDALSYAKAEGFDVVLIDTAGRMQDNEPLMRALAKLVSVNRPDKIIFVGEALVGNEAVDQITKFDGAMKDFSGVSNPRGLDGSLLTKWDTVDDKVGTALTTTSATGLPIYFLGTGQTYTDLRQLRVHHVVNALLKN